Proteins encoded by one window of Sulfurimonas hongkongensis:
- a CDS encoding hydrogenase small subunit: MATLTRRDAIKQMLKVIAAVGAANFFTLEDLMAMEKGKMIKPNIIWLHGSSCSGCSTSFLNIEDVSVLDILTKYTNIIYHPDISLATGKQVTDILNKASTELKDNYLLVVEGSIPVAMPHACMMGDRPIMDWMQQMSASASACVAGGTCAAFGGITGMQGMDAGVMSIGKFTKHKKINKPIVSLPNCPMKPEHLVYVIFHYAKFQTIPELDAEGRPLRFFSQTVHERCIYYSEFQEKNYAKKIGDAGCLLKLGCQGPVTKNDCMTIGHNNNTNTCIKAGHPCIGCASEHFPRQIMLHSFKDKRAISKFRHFKFKG; this comes from the coding sequence ATGGCTACTTTAACAAGAAGAGATGCAATAAAGCAGATGTTAAAAGTAATAGCTGCCGTTGGAGCAGCAAACTTTTTCACACTTGAAGACCTCATGGCTATGGAAAAAGGAAAGATGATAAAGCCAAATATAATTTGGTTACATGGCTCTTCATGCTCTGGCTGTTCGACCTCATTTTTAAATATTGAAGATGTATCTGTGCTTGATATTTTAACTAAATACACAAACATTATCTACCATCCCGACATCTCTTTAGCAACTGGAAAACAAGTTACAGATATACTAAATAAAGCTTCTACAGAGCTAAAGGACAATTATCTTTTAGTAGTAGAGGGTTCTATTCCTGTTGCAATGCCTCATGCTTGTATGATGGGCGATAGACCTATTATGGATTGGATGCAACAGATGAGTGCTAGTGCTTCTGCTTGCGTTGCAGGTGGAACATGTGCTGCCTTTGGAGGAATCACTGGAATGCAAGGAATGGATGCAGGTGTTATGTCCATAGGTAAATTTACAAAACATAAAAAAATAAACAAACCTATAGTATCTTTGCCAAATTGTCCTATGAAGCCTGAGCATCTAGTTTATGTAATTTTTCATTATGCAAAATTTCAAACTATTCCAGAACTTGATGCAGAGGGAAGACCGCTTAGATTTTTCTCTCAAACTGTTCATGAGAGATGCATATACTACTCTGAATTTCAAGAGAAAAACTATGCAAAAAAAATTGGTGATGCAGGCTGTCTGCTTAAGCTTGGTTGTCAAGGCCCCGTTACAAAAAATGATTGTATGACGATAGGACACAATAACAACACAAATACATGCATAAAAGCTGGTCATCCCTGTATAGGATGCGCAAGTGAGCACTTTCCAAGGCAGATTATGCTTCACTCTTTTAAGGATAAAAGGGCTATATCAAAGTTTAGACATTTTAAGTTTAAAGGGTAA